In Sphingomonas sp. IW22, one DNA window encodes the following:
- a CDS encoding copper resistance system multicopper oxidase has product MSPLHIRPIARRRFVQGLAIGGAVAGFAPALLARSAPTLPAELSGTEFDLEIAELPVNFTGKRRIATAVNGSVPAPVLRLREGDTVTLRVRNGLKEMSSIHWHGIIVPAEMDGVPGISFAGIAPGETFTYRFEVRQSGTYWYHAHTLAEQTGLYGAIIVEPKQVPTARAPDRDYCIVLSDWSDEPPLQIFLNLKKQSSYYNFAQPTAGDFLKDVGTMGLGKALERRRMWNSSRMNPTDYSDVSAATYTYLMNGAPPAGNWTGIAAPGERVRLRFVGAGTATFFDVRIPGVELTVVSTDGQPVEPVTVEEFRIGPGETYDVEFTMPEGGARTIFAQAIDRSGYARGTIAPAPGMAAAVPPLDARTWLEPVDMMGAMATMGAMGGDAHAGHGMTEMPARARHARTEYGANTDMRVDYPRTNLDDPGAGLRGRGWRVLTLADLRTPGGDPDPREPERDIELHLTGNMERFIWSLDGIKLNDSRPLHFKPNERLRVTFVNDTMMAHPMHLHGMWSDVEGPDGAFQVRKHTVVVQPAQRVSFRVTADAMGRWAFHCHLLYHMAAGMFREVVVA; this is encoded by the coding sequence ATGTCTCCCTTACATATCCGGCCGATCGCGCGGCGCCGTTTCGTCCAGGGGCTGGCGATCGGCGGCGCGGTCGCCGGTTTCGCCCCGGCGCTTCTCGCGCGATCCGCACCAACCTTGCCCGCTGAGCTGAGCGGGACCGAGTTCGACCTCGAGATCGCCGAGCTGCCGGTCAACTTCACCGGCAAACGCCGTATCGCGACCGCCGTGAACGGCAGCGTGCCCGCGCCGGTCCTGCGCCTGCGCGAAGGCGACACGGTCACGCTGCGCGTACGCAACGGCCTCAAGGAGATGTCGAGCATCCATTGGCACGGCATCATCGTGCCGGCGGAGATGGACGGCGTGCCCGGCATCAGCTTTGCCGGCATCGCGCCGGGCGAGACCTTCACCTATCGCTTCGAGGTCCGCCAGAGCGGAACCTACTGGTATCACGCTCACACGCTCGCCGAGCAGACGGGACTCTATGGAGCGATCATCGTGGAGCCAAAACAGGTGCCGACGGCGCGGGCGCCCGATCGCGACTATTGCATCGTGCTCAGCGACTGGTCGGACGAGCCGCCGTTGCAGATCTTCCTCAATCTCAAGAAGCAGAGCAGCTACTATAATTTTGCGCAGCCGACCGCCGGCGATTTCCTCAAGGATGTCGGCACCATGGGCTTGGGCAAGGCGCTCGAGCGGCGGCGGATGTGGAACAGCTCGCGGATGAACCCGACCGACTACAGCGATGTCTCTGCCGCGACCTACACCTATCTGATGAACGGCGCGCCGCCCGCCGGCAACTGGACCGGTATCGCCGCGCCCGGCGAGCGCGTGCGCCTGCGCTTCGTCGGCGCGGGGACGGCGACGTTCTTCGACGTGCGGATCCCCGGGGTCGAGCTGACGGTCGTATCGACCGACGGGCAGCCGGTCGAGCCGGTCACGGTCGAGGAATTCCGGATCGGCCCGGGCGAGACCTACGACGTCGAGTTCACCATGCCCGAGGGCGGCGCCCGCACCATCTTCGCGCAGGCGATCGATCGGAGCGGCTATGCGCGTGGCACGATCGCACCGGCCCCGGGCATGGCGGCAGCCGTGCCGCCGCTCGATGCCCGGACCTGGCTCGAGCCGGTCGACATGATGGGCGCGATGGCGACGATGGGCGCAATGGGAGGCGACGCGCATGCCGGGCACGGCATGACCGAGATGCCGGCCAGGGCACGGCACGCCCGCACCGAATATGGCGCCAATACCGACATGCGCGTCGACTATCCGCGCACCAATCTCGACGATCCCGGCGCCGGGCTGCGCGGGCGCGGCTGGCGCGTGCTGACGCTGGCCGATCTGCGCACGCCGGGCGGCGATCCCGACCCGCGCGAGCCCGAGCGCGACATCGAGCTGCATCTGACGGGCAATATGGAACGGTTCATCTGGTCGCTCGACGGCATCAAGCTCAACGATTCCAGGCCGCTTCATTTCAAGCCAAACGAGCGGCTGCGCGTCACCTTCGTCAACGACACGATGATGGCGCATCCGATGCATCTGCACGGCATGTGGAGCGATGTCGAAGGCCCGGACGGCGCCTTCCAGGTCCGCAAGCATACGGTCGTGGTCCAGCCCGCCCAGCGGGTGAGCTTCCGCGTCACCGCCGACGCCATGGGCCGATGGGCCTTCCACTGCCATCTGCTCTATCACATGGCGGCCGGCATGTTCCGGGAGGTGGTGGTCGCATGA
- a CDS encoding DUF305 domain-containing protein encodes MDHSSHMNTRKMGAYWSLAVQTVISGVIMYLVMFVMIDGLDSFYNNLNMLYMTLMMVAPMVVLMILAMGHMFASKAANIALIAASLVAFFGSFALIRTQTTIGDTAFLRSMIPHHSGAILMCQEAKLSDPEVIRLCESIKRSQRQEIDEMKAILARR; translated from the coding sequence ATGGACCATTCGTCCCACATGAACACCCGGAAGATGGGCGCCTATTGGAGCCTTGCCGTTCAGACCGTCATCAGCGGCGTCATCATGTATCTGGTGATGTTCGTCATGATCGACGGGCTCGACAGCTTCTACAACAACCTCAACATGCTCTACATGACGCTGATGATGGTCGCGCCGATGGTGGTGCTGATGATCCTCGCCATGGGGCACATGTTCGCGTCGAAGGCCGCCAACATCGCGCTGATCGCCGCGTCGCTGGTCGCCTTCTTCGGCAGCTTTGCACTCATCCGCACCCAGACCACGATCGGCGACACGGCCTTTCTGCGCTCGATGATCCCGCACCATTCCGGGGCGATCCTGATGTGCCAGGAAGCAAAGCTCAGCGATCCGGAAGTCATCCGGCTTTGCGAATCGATCAAGCGCTCGCAGCGGCAGGAAATCGACGAGATGAAGGCCATACTCGCGCGGCGCTGA
- the adhP gene encoding alcohol dehydrogenase AdhP: MAKTMKAAVVREFGKPLVIEEAPIPAVGPGQILVKIAATGVCHTDLHAAEGDWPVKPNPPFIPGHEGVGHVAAVGAGVTHVKEGDRVGVPWLYTACGHCVHCLGGWETLCHEQQNTGYSVNGSFAEYVLADPNYVGHLPDNVDFLDIAPILCAGVTVYKGLKATEARPGEWVVVSGIGGLGHMAVQYARAMGLNVAAVDIDDSKLDLATRLGATLTVNARNEDPSAALKKAIGGAHGALVTAVSPKAFQQALGMVRRGGTVALNGLPPGDFPLSIFDTVLNGITVRGSIVGTRLDLLEALAFAGEGKVKATVHADRLENINDVFSRMHHGDIEGRIVLDLA, translated from the coding sequence ATGGCGAAAACCATGAAGGCGGCGGTCGTCCGCGAATTCGGCAAGCCCCTGGTCATCGAGGAGGCGCCGATCCCGGCGGTCGGCCCCGGGCAGATCCTGGTCAAGATTGCGGCAACCGGCGTGTGCCATACCGACCTGCACGCGGCAGAAGGAGACTGGCCGGTCAAGCCCAACCCGCCCTTCATTCCTGGCCATGAAGGCGTCGGGCATGTCGCCGCCGTCGGTGCAGGCGTCACCCATGTGAAGGAAGGCGACCGGGTCGGTGTGCCCTGGCTCTACACCGCCTGCGGGCACTGCGTGCATTGCCTGGGTGGCTGGGAGACGCTTTGCCACGAACAGCAGAACACCGGCTATTCGGTCAATGGCAGCTTTGCCGAATATGTCCTCGCCGATCCCAACTATGTTGGTCACCTTCCCGACAATGTCGACTTCCTCGACATTGCGCCGATCCTCTGCGCGGGCGTCACCGTCTACAAGGGATTGAAGGCCACCGAGGCCCGACCCGGCGAGTGGGTGGTCGTCTCCGGCATTGGCGGGCTCGGCCACATGGCGGTGCAATATGCCCGAGCCATGGGTCTCAATGTGGCCGCGGTCGACATCGACGATAGCAAGCTCGACCTCGCTACACGCCTTGGCGCCACACTGACGGTCAACGCGCGCAACGAGGACCCTTCGGCAGCGCTCAAGAAAGCCATTGGCGGCGCGCACGGGGCGCTGGTGACCGCCGTTTCGCCCAAGGCGTTCCAGCAGGCGCTCGGCATGGTCCGGCGCGGCGGCACGGTCGCGCTCAACGGCCTGCCGCCGGGCGACTTCCCGTTGTCGATCTTCGACACCGTGCTGAACGGCATTACCGTGCGCGGCTCGATCGTTGGCACGCGGCTCGATCTGCTCGAGGCACTGGCGTTCGCCGGCGAGGGCAAGGTCAAGGCCACGGTCCATGCGGACAGGCTCGAGAACATCAACGACGTCTTCTCCCGCATGCATCATGGCGACATCGAGGGCCGGATCGTCCTCGACCTCGCCTGA
- a CDS encoding response regulator transcription factor, giving the protein MGDRRIIHLVDDEESIGKAASFALKTAGYDVIAYTSGVEFLRTAKSAEVGCVILDVRMPEMDGLQVQTTMAARGINMPVIVLTGHGDVSVAVQAMKGGAIDFLEKPFEKAALLEAVRRAFARLDDVDLRALESSEAEVRVAALTPREQEVLEGLANGLPNKTIAYDLGCSSRTVEVHRASLMAKLEVRNLSEALRIAFAAGFGRKT; this is encoded by the coding sequence ATGGGGGATAGACGCATCATTCATCTGGTCGACGACGAGGAGAGCATCGGCAAGGCGGCAAGCTTCGCGCTCAAAACCGCGGGCTATGATGTCATCGCCTACACCTCCGGAGTGGAATTTCTCAGGACAGCGAAGTCCGCTGAAGTAGGCTGCGTTATCTTGGATGTGCGGATGCCTGAAATGGACGGTCTCCAAGTCCAGACCACTATGGCTGCGCGTGGGATCAACATGCCGGTCATCGTCCTGACCGGCCACGGCGATGTGTCGGTAGCTGTGCAGGCTATGAAAGGCGGCGCGATTGACTTTCTCGAAAAGCCCTTCGAGAAGGCTGCCCTGCTCGAGGCCGTGAGGCGCGCTTTCGCTCGTCTCGACGATGTCGACCTTCGCGCGCTGGAATCGTCGGAAGCCGAGGTGCGGGTTGCTGCCTTGACCCCCCGCGAGCAGGAAGTGCTGGAAGGATTGGCGAACGGCTTGCCCAACAAGACGATCGCCTATGATCTGGGTTGCTCATCCCGGACGGTCGAGGTTCACCGCGCCAGCCTCATGGCCAAGCTCGAGGTCCGCAATCTCTCTGAGGCGTTGAGGATCGCCTTTGCTGCCGGGTTCGGTCGCAAGACGTGA
- a CDS encoding IS3 family transposase (programmed frameshift): MTSKTTNKFSPEVRARAVRMVLDHEKDHPSRWAAVVSIAAKIGCAGQTLHEWVKKAEVDSGTRAGVPSDVADRMKALERENRELRQANEILRKASAYFCDGGARPPSEVMVSFIDAHRKVYGVEPICRVLPIAPSTYHAHTARRIEPTKRSARARRDDALGPEVRRVFEENFRVYGVRKVWRQLRREGLDVARCTVARLMRAMGLAGVIRGKPVRTTISDRAAPCPLDRVNRQFRAPAPNRLWVSDFTYVATWAGFVYVAFVIDTYARRIVGWRASRTTHASFVLDALEQALHDRRPVHRGGLVHHSDRGSQYVSIKYTERLAEAGIEPSVGSVGDSYDNALAETINGLYKAEVIHRRGPWRNFEAVEYATLEWVDWFNHRRLLEPIGNIPPAEAEEQYYAAADIIDMAA; this comes from the exons ATGACGAGCAAGACGACGAACAAGTTCTCACCTGAGGTACGCGCCCGGGCGGTGCGGATGGTGCTGGACCACGAGAAGGATCACCCGTCGCGCTGGGCGGCTGTGGTGTCGATCGCGGCGAAGATCGGGTGCGCGGGCCAGACGCTGCACGAGTGGGTGAAGAAGGCCGAGGTCGACAGCGGCACGCGCGCCGGGGTGCCGAGCGACGTCGCCGACCGGATGAAGGCGCTGGAGCGGGAGAACCGCGAACTGCGCCAGGCCAACGAGATCCTGCGCAAGGCGTCCGCATATT TTTGCGATGGCGGAGCTCGACCGCCGAGCGAGGTGATGGTGTCGTTCATCGACGCGCATCGCAAGGTGTACGGGGTCGAGCCGATCTGCCGGGTTCTGCCGATCGCCCCGTCGACCTATCATGCTCACACAGCCAGAAGGATTGAGCCGACCAAGAGGTCGGCTCGGGCTCGGCGTGATGATGCGCTTGGGCCGGAGGTGCGCCGCGTATTCGAGGAGAACTTCCGCGTCTACGGCGTGCGCAAGGTCTGGCGGCAGCTGCGGCGCGAAGGGCTCGACGTCGCCCGCTGCACCGTTGCCCGCCTGATGCGGGCGATGGGCCTGGCCGGCGTGATCCGCGGCAAGCCGGTCCGCACCACCATCAGCGACAGAGCAGCGCCATGCCCGCTCGACCGGGTGAACCGGCAGTTCCGTGCGCCGGCGCCGAACAGGCTCTGGGTATCGGACTTCACCTACGTCGCAACCTGGGCGGGGTTCGTCTACGTGGCGTTCGTCATCGACACCTACGCTCGCCGGATCGTTGGCTGGCGAGCCAGCAGGACGACGCATGCCAGCTTCGTCCTGGATGCGCTCGAGCAGGCGCTCCATGACCGCCGACCGGTTCATCGCGGTGGCCTGGTCCATCATAGCGACCGCGGGTCGCAATACGTATCGATCAAGTACACCGAGCGCCTGGCCGAGGCCGGGATCGAGCCCTCGGTCGGCAGCGTCGGCGACAGCTATGACAACGCTTTGGCCGAGACGATCAACGGCCTCTACAAGGCCGAGGTGATCCACCGGCGCGGGCCGTGGCGCAACTTCGAAGCAGTCGAGTACGCTACCCTTGAGTGGGTGGACTGGTTCAACCATCGCCGGCTGCTCGAACCCATCGGCAACATCCCGCCTGCCGAAGCCGAGGAGCAATACTATGCTGCCGCGGACATCATCGATATGGCAGCGTGA
- a CDS encoding aldehyde dehydrogenase family protein codes for MFEKAIGTINAAASFRHRYDNFIGGRWSAPAGGEYFADTSPINGAQIAEFALSTPEDVERALDAAHAAKDQWARIAPAERARILNRVADRLEDNLELLALAETIDNGKPIRETRAADVPLAIDHFRYFAGCIRAEEGGISTIDADTIAYHFREPLGVVGQIIPWNFPLLMAAWKIAPALAAGNCTVIKPASQTPLTLLMFAELTADILPPGVLNVVTGPGRTVGQAIAANPRIAKVSFTGETVTGKQIMHAAADHLIPQTMELGGKSPNIFMADVLDEDDAFFDKALEGFTLFAFNKGEVCTCPSRALIHESIFDRFIERAVARVAAIRQGDPLDPSVQVGAQASEDQLHKILGYIDIGKAEGAQCLVGGARALPGGALDQGYFVQPTVFVGQNHMRIFQEEIFGPVLSVTTFKTVEEAIALANDTAYGLGAGVWTRSGNTAYRLGRAIEAGRVWTNCYHQYPAHAAFGGYKASGFGRENHRMMLDHYQQTKNLLVSYDEHALGLF; via the coding sequence ATGTTCGAGAAGGCGATCGGGACCATTAACGCGGCGGCCTCCTTCCGACACCGCTATGATAATTTCATCGGAGGCCGCTGGAGCGCTCCTGCGGGCGGCGAGTATTTCGCCGACACGAGCCCGATCAATGGCGCCCAGATCGCAGAGTTCGCGCTGTCGACGCCGGAAGATGTCGAGCGCGCGCTCGATGCGGCGCACGCCGCCAAGGATCAATGGGCAAGGATCGCGCCCGCCGAACGCGCCAGGATTCTCAATCGCGTCGCCGACCGGCTCGAAGACAATCTGGAGTTGCTGGCACTTGCCGAGACGATCGACAATGGCAAGCCGATCCGCGAGACGCGCGCTGCCGACGTGCCGCTCGCGATCGACCATTTCCGCTACTTCGCCGGCTGCATCCGGGCGGAGGAAGGCGGCATCTCGACGATCGATGCGGACACCATCGCCTATCATTTCCGCGAGCCGCTCGGCGTCGTCGGCCAGATCATCCCGTGGAACTTCCCGCTGCTGATGGCGGCGTGGAAGATCGCCCCGGCGCTGGCGGCGGGCAACTGCACCGTCATCAAACCCGCATCCCAGACGCCGCTCACCTTGCTGATGTTCGCCGAGCTCACCGCCGACATCCTGCCGCCCGGCGTGCTCAATGTCGTTACCGGCCCGGGACGGACCGTTGGCCAGGCGATCGCCGCCAATCCGCGCATCGCCAAGGTCTCGTTCACCGGCGAGACCGTCACCGGCAAGCAGATCATGCACGCCGCGGCGGACCATCTGATCCCCCAGACGATGGAGCTTGGCGGCAAGTCGCCCAACATCTTCATGGCGGACGTGCTCGACGAGGACGATGCCTTCTTCGACAAGGCGCTCGAAGGCTTTACTTTGTTCGCCTTCAACAAGGGCGAGGTCTGTACCTGCCCGTCGCGCGCCCTGATCCATGAGTCGATCTTCGACCGCTTCATCGAGCGCGCCGTGGCGCGCGTCGCCGCGATCCGCCAGGGCGATCCGCTCGACCCGTCGGTCCAGGTCGGCGCGCAGGCGTCGGAGGACCAGCTCCACAAGATCCTGGGCTATATCGATATCGGCAAGGCCGAGGGCGCGCAGTGTCTGGTCGGTGGCGCCAGGGCGCTGCCGGGCGGTGCGCTCGACCAGGGCTATTTCGTGCAGCCGACCGTGTTCGTGGGTCAGAACCACATGCGCATCTTCCAGGAGGAGATCTTCGGTCCCGTCCTGTCGGTCACCACGTTCAAGACGGTCGAGGAGGCGATCGCACTTGCCAATGACACCGCCTACGGTCTTGGCGCGGGCGTCTGGACCCGGAGCGGCAACACCGCCTACCGGCTCGGCCGCGCGATCGAGGCCGGGCGGGTCTGGACCAACTGCTATCATCAGTACCCCGCCCATGCCGCCTTCGGCGGATACAAGGCATCGGGCTTCGGGCGTGAAAACCACCGGATGATGCTCGATCATTATCAGCAGACCAAGAATCTGCTCGTCTCCTATGACGAGCACGCGCTCGGCCTGTTCTGA
- a CDS encoding response regulator, translating into MSSFSDTQGDGRYTILVSDDDPGVRRALQLLLRSRGYCVCSYTSGSALLADSRAKRANCLIVDYRMPDIDGFSILRQLRSLGWSGCSIMISGFHDEVLARRAADAGFDHMITKPLRSRLLLEAIGRHRRLSSNE; encoded by the coding sequence ATGTCTTCGTTTTCTGACACACAAGGTGATGGGCGCTACACCATCCTCGTCTCCGACGACGACCCGGGTGTTCGGCGTGCCCTTCAGCTTCTCCTTAGATCCCGTGGCTACTGCGTCTGTAGCTATACAAGTGGTAGCGCGCTTTTGGCCGATTCGCGTGCCAAGCGAGCCAATTGCCTGATTGTTGATTATCGCATGCCGGACATTGATGGCTTTTCGATCCTGCGCCAACTCCGATCGCTGGGCTGGTCCGGATGCTCCATCATGATTTCGGGCTTCCATGACGAGGTTCTCGCCCGCCGCGCTGCCGACGCGGGCTTTGATCACATGATCACTAAACCACTAAGGAGCCGTCTACTCCTCGAGGCAATCGGCCGTCACAGACGCCTCTCGTCGAATGAGTAA
- a CDS encoding MFS transporter, translating into MIPALRRTADPLVPQGESHDGKRGQSSFIVLLLAAVSASAGQTAILAFLPTLVDPNPGGLSSAHDFHVASLTAVHPLAALVAAPLWGWIADRVDYRVMLRTALIILAMVTAPVGLVALPTLYVLRTVAGMAAAAIIPLALLSASFAAVSRGEQARRFTWLTGSVFLGDLGGPLLAEASVAIMPGAPLMIVAASIGTVAGSLCLVSLPGRCAHCLDSGDPPPPTVCATGVLLLITIAAGAGLAAMHVNLLMTRSAVSLSREQIAWMLSLCGFGMLAAQIFHARLDWLVKVPGRLAGLNRAGFAGGRWM; encoded by the coding sequence GTGATACCGGCTCTCCGACGAACCGCTGACCCGCTTGTTCCCCAAGGCGAATCACACGATGGCAAGCGTGGTCAATCCTCCTTCATTGTGTTGCTGCTCGCGGCGGTGTCGGCCTCGGCAGGGCAGACGGCCATTCTCGCTTTCCTTCCGACCCTGGTCGACCCAAATCCCGGCGGGCTTTCCTCAGCGCATGATTTTCATGTCGCGAGCTTGACCGCCGTCCACCCGCTGGCAGCACTGGTGGCGGCACCGCTTTGGGGCTGGATTGCCGACCGGGTCGACTACCGCGTCATGTTGCGCACAGCGCTCATTATCCTCGCGATGGTGACTGCACCAGTTGGCCTCGTAGCTCTGCCGACTCTCTACGTTTTGCGCACGGTCGCGGGGATGGCGGCCGCCGCCATCATACCGCTTGCGCTGCTCAGTGCGAGTTTCGCCGCGGTCAGCCGTGGGGAGCAGGCGCGGCGTTTCACCTGGTTGACGGGGTCTGTATTTTTGGGAGACCTCGGCGGACCGCTTTTGGCGGAAGCCTCCGTTGCGATCATGCCCGGCGCGCCGCTCATGATCGTTGCTGCCAGCATCGGCACCGTCGCGGGGTCGCTTTGCCTTGTAAGCCTGCCAGGCCGCTGTGCGCACTGCCTCGACTCAGGAGATCCGCCGCCGCCGACAGTCTGCGCCACGGGAGTCCTATTACTCATCACGATCGCTGCGGGGGCCGGGCTTGCCGCTATGCACGTCAATCTCCTGATGACGCGCAGTGCGGTCTCGCTGAGCCGCGAGCAGATCGCCTGGATGCTCAGTCTTTGCGGATTCGGCATGCTGGCGGCGCAGATCTTTCATGCAAGGCTCGATTGGTTAGTGAAGGTTCCCGGGCGTCTTGCCGGATTGAACCGCGCCGGGTTTGCCGGAGGCCGTTGGATGTGA
- a CDS encoding PAS domain S-box protein gives MVDTRRGADEIASDVARLAPLFLRQAGGHVLTLLDPSGIVLSYNEKGERAECWPLDRVLGQPHDLFYPPDEIAARRPGADLAAALHEGTLEREAWRVCENGAEYLARLTISALFEGDTHRGFACISRDVTDEAAVRASIETREQHLQSILATVPDAMIIIDETGAITSFSAAAQRLFGYSEAELVGRNVSCLMPQPDRDRHDEYLAHYLQTGERRIIGLGRVVVGQRRDGSTFPMQLSVGEAGEEGQRLFTGFIQDLTAKEQDELRLKELQAELVHVSRLSAMGTMASTLAHELNQPLAAVALYLETIRDMLDERDDEPFVSLRSVMDDAAQETLRAGHIVRRLRDFVARGEVDKSLHELPQVIAEASQLALVGARERGIRSFFAVDPAATPVLVDRVQIQQVLVNLMRNAIEAMAECPVRDLKVATRLRPDGLIEVTVEDTGPGIADEVREQLFTAFNSTKADGMGLGLSICRTIIEAHGGRIWMERPDRGGTCFHFTLIHARAKEEHGG, from the coding sequence ATGGTCGACACGAGGCGCGGGGCGGACGAGATTGCAAGCGACGTAGCGCGGCTTGCGCCGCTGTTCCTGCGACAGGCTGGCGGCCACGTCCTGACGCTGCTCGATCCTTCCGGGATCGTGCTGAGCTATAATGAAAAAGGCGAGCGTGCCGAATGCTGGCCGCTCGATCGCGTTCTGGGACAGCCCCACGACCTGTTCTACCCGCCTGACGAGATTGCGGCGCGTCGTCCAGGCGCAGACCTGGCGGCCGCCCTTCACGAGGGCACGCTGGAGCGCGAAGCGTGGCGGGTCTGCGAGAACGGCGCGGAATATCTCGCGCGCCTGACGATCAGCGCCCTGTTCGAAGGCGACACACATCGAGGCTTCGCCTGCATCAGCCGCGATGTCACCGACGAGGCGGCGGTCCGCGCATCGATCGAGACCCGCGAGCAGCATCTGCAATCGATTCTGGCGACGGTGCCGGATGCGATGATCATCATCGACGAGACCGGCGCCATCACGTCGTTCAGCGCAGCGGCACAACGCCTGTTCGGCTACAGCGAAGCCGAGCTCGTCGGCCGCAACGTCTCCTGCCTCATGCCCCAGCCCGATCGCGACCGGCATGACGAATATCTCGCGCATTATCTGCAGACCGGCGAGCGCCGGATCATTGGCCTCGGTCGCGTCGTGGTCGGCCAGCGCCGCGACGGCTCGACCTTCCCGATGCAGTTGTCGGTCGGCGAGGCCGGTGAAGAGGGCCAGCGGCTTTTCACAGGGTTCATCCAGGATCTCACCGCCAAGGAGCAGGATGAGCTCAGGCTCAAGGAGCTGCAGGCGGAGCTGGTCCATGTCTCCCGGCTGAGCGCGATGGGCACGATGGCCTCGACCCTCGCGCATGAGCTCAACCAGCCGCTTGCCGCGGTCGCGCTCTATCTCGAGACGATCCGCGACATGCTCGACGAGCGGGACGACGAACCCTTCGTGTCGCTACGGTCGGTGATGGATGATGCGGCACAGGAAACGCTGCGGGCCGGCCATATCGTCCGGCGCCTGCGCGATTTCGTCGCCCGCGGCGAGGTCGACAAGAGCCTCCACGAGCTGCCGCAGGTCATCGCCGAGGCGAGCCAGCTCGCGCTGGTCGGCGCACGCGAGCGCGGCATACGCAGCTTTTTCGCGGTCGATCCCGCCGCGACGCCGGTCCTCGTCGACAGGGTGCAGATCCAGCAGGTGCTGGTCAACCTGATGCGCAATGCCATCGAGGCGATGGCGGAGTGTCCGGTTCGCGACCTCAAGGTGGCGACCAGGTTGCGCCCTGACGGGCTGATCGAGGTGACCGTGGAGGATACCGGCCCCGGCATCGCCGACGAGGTCCGCGAGCAGCTCTTCACGGCGTTCAACTCGACAAAGGCCGACGGCATGGGCCTCGGCCTCTCGATCTGCCGGACCATCATCGAAGCGCATGGCGGCCGTATCTGGATGGAGCGCCCCGACCGCGGCGGCACGTGCTTTCACTTCACGCTGATCCACGCGCGGGCGAAGGAGGAACATGGGGGATAG
- a CDS encoding copper resistance protein B, translated as MIRIFPSRGIALGAALFLAPAITAPALAQGASPPSPAATPAQTATPAQHTPSAQGSQDHAGMDMPGMDMTDTKASGNGATMDMGSMQGGKAPPDARNSDDYADGYRNSTLPGYEMADKLSIPKILVDELEFASGNEGQGVGWTVLVTKGQDNDKLWLRSQGLKNSRDQRLDPESSVEALWWHSKNPFWGTLLGVRQDLGKGATTWLAAGVEGLAPYWFDVQLTGYVGTDGRLAARAKASYEVLFTNRLILTPQVETNIYSKRSRDRQLGSGFSNVELSGRLRYEVSRKFAPYIGFVWERAFDGTAGFRRLRGEGSSEHRLVIGLRAWW; from the coding sequence ATGATCCGGATTTTCCCCTCGCGCGGCATCGCTCTTGGCGCTGCCCTCTTCCTGGCGCCGGCGATCACGGCTCCCGCCCTCGCGCAGGGTGCCTCGCCCCCGTCGCCCGCCGCCACCCCTGCCCAAACGGCCACTCCCGCTCAGCACACCCCTTCCGCGCAAGGCTCTCAGGACCATGCGGGCATGGACATGCCGGGCATGGATATGACCGACACGAAGGCGTCCGGTAACGGCGCCACGATGGACATGGGCTCGATGCAGGGTGGCAAGGCCCCGCCGGACGCGCGCAACTCGGACGATTATGCCGACGGCTATCGCAACTCGACGCTGCCGGGCTATGAGATGGCCGACAAGCTCTCGATCCCCAAGATACTTGTCGATGAGCTCGAATTCGCCAGCGGCAACGAGGGTCAGGGCGTGGGTTGGACCGTGCTCGTCACCAAGGGTCAGGACAATGACAAGCTCTGGCTGCGCAGCCAGGGCCTCAAGAACTCCCGCGACCAACGTCTCGATCCGGAGAGCAGCGTCGAGGCGCTGTGGTGGCACAGCAAGAACCCGTTCTGGGGCACGCTGCTCGGGGTCAGGCAGGATCTCGGCAAGGGCGCGACGACATGGCTGGCCGCCGGCGTCGAGGGACTGGCGCCTTATTGGTTCGACGTCCAGCTCACCGGCTATGTAGGAACCGATGGGCGTCTCGCGGCGCGCGCCAAGGCCTCCTATGAGGTCCTGTTCACCAATCGGTTGATCCTCACACCGCAGGTAGAGACCAATATCTATTCGAAGCGGTCGAGAGATCGGCAGCTTGGCAGCGGCTTCAGCAATGTCGAGCTGAGCGGACGGTTGCGCTACGAGGTGTCGCGCAAGTTCGCGCCCTATATCGGCTTCGTCTGGGAGCGTGCGTTCGATGGCACGGCGGGCTTCCGACGCCTGCGGGGCGAGGGGTCATCCGAACACCGGCTGGTGATCGGCTTGCGCGCTTGGTGGTGA